A genomic region of Alistipes megaguti contains the following coding sequences:
- the ruvX gene encoding Holliday junction resolvase RuvX, whose translation MGRILAIDYGTKRTGIAVSDPLRLIAGGLETVPTRDLERWLADYFAREEVSTIVMGKPMQMDGTPSETWRFIEPLARRLQRAWPDKEVVFHDERFTSVLAHRTMLQSGIGRMARRDKALVDKISATIILQSYMEFNR comes from the coding sequence ATGGGACGGATTCTGGCCATCGACTACGGCACCAAACGTACGGGGATCGCTGTGAGCGATCCTCTGCGGTTGATTGCCGGGGGATTGGAGACCGTTCCGACGCGGGATCTCGAACGCTGGCTGGCCGACTATTTTGCGCGGGAGGAGGTCTCGACCATCGTCATGGGCAAACCCATGCAGATGGACGGCACGCCTTCCGAAACGTGGCGCTTCATCGAGCCGCTGGCGCGCCGCCTGCAGCGAGCGTGGCCCGACAAGGAGGTGGTCTTTCACGACGAACGCTTCACCTCGGTGCTGGCCCACCGCACGATGCTCCAGAGCGGCATTGGACGCATGGCGCGGCGTGACAAGGCGCTGGTGGACAAGATCTCCGCGACGATTATTTTACAAAGTTACATGGAATTCAACCGATGA
- the def gene encoding peptide deformylase: MIYPIVIYGDEVLRKACAPVTPETLDVKKFEEDMFLTLDEAGGVGLAAPQVGKNLRFFVVDCTPWAEEDPSCADYKRAFVNAEIYEYSEETKIYNEGCLSFPGIYADVQRSLRIRMRYQDTDFVEHDEEFTGLKAWVIQHEYDHIQGKVFTDRISPLRRQLLKSKLLNLAKGKFRCAYKTR; this comes from the coding sequence ATGATTTACCCGATAGTGATCTATGGAGACGAGGTGCTTCGCAAGGCGTGTGCACCCGTCACGCCCGAGACGCTCGACGTGAAGAAGTTCGAGGAGGACATGTTCCTGACCCTCGACGAGGCGGGCGGCGTAGGGCTTGCAGCCCCGCAGGTGGGCAAGAATCTGCGTTTCTTTGTGGTTGACTGTACGCCGTGGGCCGAGGAGGACCCGTCGTGTGCCGACTACAAGCGGGCCTTCGTCAACGCCGAAATCTATGAATACTCCGAGGAGACGAAGATCTATAACGAAGGCTGCCTTTCGTTTCCGGGGATCTATGCCGACGTGCAGCGTTCGCTGCGGATCCGGATGCGCTACCAGGATACGGACTTCGTCGAGCACGACGAGGAGTTCACGGGGCTCAAGGCATGGGTCATCCAGCATGAGTACGACCACATCCAGGGCAAGGTCTTTACGGACCGCATTTCGCCGCTGCGTCGTCAGCTGCTCAAGAGCAAACTGTTGAATCTGGCCAAGGGAAAGTTCCGTTGTGCCTACAAAACGCGATAA
- a CDS encoding TRL-like family protein codes for MKKFLFAALAVAALSLTGCVKSPVSGFAYTDIKDGMAVTGNAGSSKVGTAEVKGYVGLVALGDASIQTAAREAGITRIHHVDYQMKSYVGLYTIYTIIVYGD; via the coding sequence ATGAAGAAGTTCCTCTTTGCAGCCCTTGCCGTGGCAGCCCTTTCGCTGACGGGTTGCGTGAAGTCGCCCGTTTCGGGCTTCGCCTATACGGATATCAAGGACGGCATGGCCGTTACGGGCAATGCCGGATCGAGCAAGGTCGGCACGGCCGAGGTCAAGGGGTACGTAGGTCTGGTGGCGCTGGGCGATGCCAGCATCCAGACGGCGGCCCGCGAAGCCGGCATCACGCGTATCCACCACGTCGACTACCAGATGAAGTCCTACGTGGGGCTCTATACCATCTATACGATCATCGTCTACGGTGACTGA
- a CDS encoding polysaccharide lyase 6 family protein yields the protein MKKTFCAWVRTGMLGLALLACAACGGDNDEMPASGTETETDGGSGSDSGEKPDEGNPDEENNPDEEIPEGEVTSTISSAAELEALGPLEAGRTIIWKDGTYDAQKIHLTGTGSEAEPILFRAENPGGVRFTGASTLSIDGSYLHVSGFQWIDPVPDGEHLIRFESGSQACRLEDCAIDGSGSESDAVNSTKWVSLYGTHNVVTHCRFENKNNMGALCVVWLEEGVTAGHEISYNHFSRPETILDADGEPANEQETIRVGDSAHSMQKGGCVVKGNYFYRCNGEAQEIVSNKCCGNTYSGNVFYESKGTLTLRQGNGCTVSGNYFLGNDIADTGGVRIIGEDHVVEENWFERLNSVGYKAALCLVRGEENVSLSGYAQVKNALVKGNTFVDCNLAMHINYGSSNMTLPVISSRIEDNIAVVPEGNTSNYVVRYEDSDPQAEITWSNNRFYGRFKNDHFGLTALKVRPDVGNAAAEMDAIEQAAGTSWE from the coding sequence AATGCTCGGTCTGGCCCTCCTGGCATGCGCAGCGTGCGGCGGCGACAACGACGAAATGCCCGCGTCCGGAACAGAAACCGAAACGGACGGCGGCTCCGGTTCGGATTCAGGGGAGAAGCCCGACGAAGGCAATCCCGACGAGGAGAATAATCCGGACGAAGAGATTCCCGAAGGGGAGGTGACCAGCACCATCTCCTCGGCGGCGGAACTCGAGGCTCTCGGGCCGCTCGAAGCCGGTCGCACCATTATCTGGAAAGACGGCACCTACGATGCCCAGAAGATTCACCTTACAGGTACGGGAAGCGAAGCGGAGCCGATTCTCTTCCGCGCAGAAAACCCGGGCGGAGTCCGCTTCACGGGAGCTTCGACACTCAGCATCGACGGCAGCTATCTGCACGTCAGCGGATTCCAATGGATCGACCCGGTACCCGACGGCGAACATCTGATCCGCTTCGAAAGCGGTTCACAGGCATGCCGACTGGAGGATTGCGCCATCGACGGTTCGGGGTCGGAGTCCGATGCCGTGAACAGCACGAAATGGGTATCGCTCTACGGCACACACAATGTCGTTACGCACTGCCGCTTCGAGAACAAGAACAACATGGGCGCACTGTGCGTCGTCTGGCTTGAGGAGGGGGTGACGGCCGGTCACGAAATTTCATACAACCACTTTTCGCGTCCCGAGACAATTCTCGACGCGGACGGTGAACCGGCCAACGAGCAGGAGACCATCCGCGTCGGCGACAGCGCCCACTCGATGCAGAAGGGCGGATGCGTCGTCAAGGGCAACTACTTCTACCGGTGCAACGGCGAGGCGCAGGAGATCGTCTCGAACAAGTGCTGCGGCAACACCTACTCGGGCAACGTCTTCTACGAAAGCAAGGGGACGCTGACGCTGCGTCAGGGAAACGGCTGCACCGTCAGCGGCAACTACTTTCTGGGCAACGACATCGCGGATACGGGCGGTGTGCGCATCATCGGAGAAGATCACGTCGTCGAGGAAAACTGGTTCGAACGGTTGAACAGCGTCGGATACAAGGCGGCATTGTGTCTGGTCCGCGGGGAGGAGAACGTCTCGCTGAGCGGCTATGCGCAGGTAAAGAATGCCCTGGTGAAGGGCAACACCTTCGTGGACTGCAATCTGGCCATGCACATCAACTACGGCTCGTCGAACATGACCCTGCCGGTCATCTCATCACGCATCGAGGACAACATAGCGGTCGTACCCGAGGGCAACACCAGCAACTATGTCGTCCGATACGAGGACTCGGATCCCCAGGCCGAAATCACGTGGAGCAACAACCGGTTCTACGGGCGTTTCAAAAACGACCACTTCGGTCTTACCGCCCTCAAGGTGCGCCCGGACGTCGGCAACGCAGCGGCTGAGATGGATGCCATCGAACAGGCTGCCGGCACCTCCTGGGAGTAG